TTTCACGTTGCATTTACTCCTACGAAATATTAGTTTTCAAATTACGTTTAATGATAAATGAACTAGTAAATTATAGTATTATTGTCATATTTAGGACTGAAATAGTaaagtgaattttttatattcatacatacttttattctaaaatcGGACAGGgggagacaaaataattaatatcattcaTTTAAAATAGTTTGATTTTTAACTGTCAATAGAAAACGTAGGAACTACAATTTGTTTACGGCCATTTATTATAGGAGACGCAGAAGGTAGTAATTTTAACTTCAATAGGATCCCTATCAGTTAGGGTTTAACAATGAACAgcaaaatttttataaagtgtGCTTGTTAGTTATCTACAGCACTACCAACTGTTGGCAACAATTCTAAATTGTAGCTTTAGGTAACACGAAGGGACATAATCAAAATACAAGTATTTATGTGCCTAAAAGGCATGGAATCTTCTGTATCATCCTTTACTTGGTAAATCCGTGgaaaaatttcaaacaataatACAATGTACAACAAAACTCACTGATGTTTTGCTACATAAATCAGTATACAGGGTTGTGTATTATCGAGCAGAACATGAAAAACTGGATGCCAAGTTCTGGCTCCAATTGTATACATTGATGAGGTTATTTATTTGTCAGGTATGTGTGTTCATCAAAAGGTACAGATGGCTAGAGATACAACAAGGGATATTCCTTTCTTTGATGATTCAGGAAACTATTTTCACTGTGTGTGGCACTGGGTATCTTGAGCAATCCTCGACATGGCAAAGTTGTAGAGGAAAAGCAGACCAACCCCTgtaaatcattttcttttctttttttctttctaatgtGACTTTGCCTGATGGCCCAGGGATGCTGCTAGCCTGTGTATGTTTACCCGAAACCTATGAAATGAATCTTTCatgagttgaaaaaaaaaagttatagtgGAGTAAAGGGTGAAGGTAGTCCCTTGGCATGTTGACTCTCTAGCTCAAGAAGCATCAAAGATTTCTGCCTCTGATAGCGGTTTCTCTTGGCAGCTAATGCTGCAGAAGAAGTCACAGTAACAGTCGATATTAGCACAGGATTTCAATATTCAAAGTTGATAAATAGAACTCTTAAAACTAAGAAGTCCTCTTAAAACCGAATATCTCATCATTTGGTTGAATTTAAGCAGCTGGAACCCATCACTTGCTAGATGTGAAATTCAATAAGAGGATCCATTTTAtcgaagaaaacaaaatattacagCAGATGCTACGTCCAAGGCCCCTAAAAAAACGGTTAGATTGGATTTAAATGACTTCTTCATTTATCTTTGATCCAACCCAAGATTAAACCGGAAATGGAGGTTAttcataggaaaaaaaataatgattaatgaAGACTGGTACATTAAATTAAATCGTGATTTAAATTCCGATAAAGAATGTACGACATTTTGCCACTTTTGAAATAATGAACACATGATGAAACTTGAATAATACACATGAcagcaaaagtaaaataatatttatgaaggATGCTTTCATGATCATGACAGGAGCAGTTAGAAATTTCAACCAGTAAGAGTTTGCCAGAACAAGAGAAACTAATATAAATACTGCACGAAAATGAAATCCTATGTGTATAAAGTATATTCATAAAAGAATCCGAGAGTTACAGAAAAGAGCAACTACTACTCCGACAAAGCAAATAAAGCATCGTCACGTTAGCCCCCAGAAAACCAATATACGTCACTAGGAATATTATGAATAAAGATGCATGACAAACACAGAATCTTATTGAAGTCATACTTACAAATTAATTCATGAGGAAGAGCAAAATCATAATCGTTTCTTTTCCTCCTGATGTAGATATATGCCAGCAGCAGTaccacacacaaaacaaaaagacaTGACAAGCCTATTGCAAGTTTACCCCGCTTGGATAATCTGCCATGCTCCCAAAACATAGGACATGATGGAAGAGATGGTACACCGCACAATCCCTTGTTGCTAGAGAGactgaataaaaaacaaatcacattgaatatttaaaagagaTTATTTCTCGTTGGATTATACAATCGGTCACACATGATTGATATGTAGTTCTTTTTTGCATAatgttaaaagttaaataattagtaatttaagCTGAGTCTTGCATTCAAAGCTGATGACAATTGAATTGATTGACATGCTGATTCGTCATCTTGGATAGACATAGtgtaacagtttttttttttatcaggaTAGTGTAATAGTTTAATTTAGGAGCTCACACACAGACGGAGAGATAGGGAAAACAGTAAgacaagagaaaaagataagccAAATAAGGATTATTATATACACAAGCAAAGTTATTCAACATTTCAATCTGAACACAACATTATGCAGAAGCAAATAGAGCACAGACAGAAAATTAAAGTGACATACTCAATAGCTCCACCATGCACACCAACAGAATAAAGTTGCTCTGGAACTCGCCCTTCCAATAGGTTACCATTCAGTAGCCTGACATCATTATACATAttagaaaatgatatattttttatcaagcAGAAGCATTGCAGCATCCCCGTTTGTGACAGAAAAAGATATTGAACTTGAGGGAAAATAAGCGCTAAATCTAGAGGAAGGACTACACGTCTTAccaaacagaaaaagaaagaaaataatgaggaTATAGAACCTAAAGAGACGATCATATTAATTGATGCAGAAGTAGTAGATACTTACACGAGCTTCAAATTCGAAGATGCCAAACCGTCAGGTATGGATCCCGTTAACTGATTGTTGGATAAATCCCTACAGGAAAGTAGGAGGAGAATTTTTAAGGAGATGTAGCATAATTACTCGTCTGCTAGAATTAGTAGCTAACTGCGATAATAACTGTTCTTACACTTGTATAAGAGATTTTTGACCCAGTCCAGCTGGTATTTCGCCCGCCAAGGAATTAGAACTCAAATTCCTGTAAAATTAAGTTGCCCACGATATGAAAATGAGCAACACTAATCTGGCAAAACACGTGCTGCATAAAACAGAATACGTATATGGCAAAGGCATAAAAAATCGTTTCCAACATTGAAACTGAGAGCAaccattaattatataaatggtGCATGTGGATACAAGACAGAAGCCTTCACTAAAAAAATTACGGAAAAAAATGGCAATATGAAggacaacaaacaacaaacttAGAGAAAGGCCAGGTATGGAAAACCGAAATACTTGCAGTAGCCATAGCATTCATTTATGAGGTAGAATGCAGAAAATCATGAGTCTATCTAAACGGTTTCacatatcagaaaaaaaaaatgggttgaAAGTAGAGACGGTGATACTTACAGGCTTACCAAGTTGGACAAAAGACTAATCTGGTCGCTTATGTACCCTTTCAAGCCCTGAGTGCCAAGATCTCTGAAACCGCAACAGGAATTAAGATTCATTGAAACATGAATTGGCAgagtaaataaattgaaaaaggtTGGAAAGAAGAGTTACATTACATCTCACTTATGACGAGAGCAGTTTTATCGGTAGTCATGCGGCAGGTAACACCCTCCCAAGCATCCCAAGTAGTAGGGGCGCAGGGATCACCATTCCAACCCATTCTATCAGGAATACGAAGCGACTCTTTCAACGCCTTCATCGCACTAGCTGCAAACACGTTACAATTCGTAACTTTCTATTATGCCAGTATGAAAcaatgaatgaaataaaattatacaaaaatgtGTGAGACCTTGGAGAGGGAGAGTGGAGGGATCGATAGGAACCAATGCGTAATTCTCAACGCCACTAATGAGAGGGGCACCCACAACCGGCACGAGCTTCAATGTGAATGCGTTGGAGCTCAAGTTCTTGAGGGTGTAATTCAAAGTCAACGCAGAGAAACCACCAACTTGTTTGTATATGTCAACCCTGGTAACATTATCGCCGTTGATGAAAACATCGAAGACCCTCTCCCCTACTTTTTTCACGCTGGAATCGATTTCCGCGAAGTGCAGCCACACGGTATAGTCCATCTTCGCGTCCACCTCCAATTCGTACTCCAGCGTCCCCTCCGTGGTCACCGCCGACTGGTACACCTTCATGGGGAAGTAATTAGGCTCCTCGTCCGCGCCGGAGATCGAGTTCGACGTGGAGAGGAAGCGGACGTCGTTGGAATCTTGGGGGATTTTTCGGAAGGCAGAGTCCGGCTGCCAGGAGCGGGCGAAGCGGTCGGTGTCGTTGGAGAAGGCAGCTCCCCAATGCTGGGGAGCGCCGCAGGAAATGCGGCCGTAGTTGACGAGGATAATGTTGTCGGTTGCGTCGTAGGCGGCAGGGTGTACCTGGATGAGCTCGATGGAGGAGATGAGGGGGGCATCGGTGGCGAAGCCGTAGAAGCAGAGATCGAGGGAGGAGGAGGTGTTGGAAAGGGAGGCGAAGAGGTCGGAGTAGGCGCCATTGGCAGCGGTGGACTCGGGCCAGGGGGAGCGCCAGCTGAAGAGGACGGTGGAGGAGAGGGCGACGTCGAAGGAGGGAGGGCGAGACTTGGCGTCGTAGTTGTCGTAGACGGTGAAGGTGCGGAGAAGGTAGCGAGAGGAGGAGGGGAGGGAGGGGAAGGTGTAGCAGTTTTTCTTGCCGTAGGAGGAGGGAAGGAAGAAGCGGAGGGTTTTCTCGGAGGGGAGGGGGAAGTTGAGAGGGTGGGAGACGAGGGCGGAGGAGCCGGCGGAGAAGAAACGGTCGGAAAGCCATGTGGTGTTGAAGGAGTCAGTGGAGTTGGCAGAAGTGCCACAGTTAATGTGGTAGGATAAACCTGCGGAATGAATTGAAGAGTGTTACTGAAGAATGAAATGTGAAAGGAGAGAGGAAGAGCTAAGTTTCTTACCGTAAGGGTATGGCGGAGGAGGAgggtgtggtggtggtggtggtggtgcagAGGTGGTGATAGTGatggtgaagaaaaagaaaaagaaaagtaaagtcATGGCGTGTGTGAGAGTGAATGAAGATAGAGTGGGAGATGATAATTATGACAAAGGCAGAGCGAAGAGAGTGGGAGATGGCGAGATTAGCGGGAGAATATCGTTGAATTgaagcagagagagagagagagtaggTATCAACACTTTACTATACTATACTATGCAATGCAATGACCGTTGTTTCATTTCCTTCTTTACTCCACACTATCACCTCatgctcatttttttcaaacaaaattaactgTTAATCACATTTAAAAACCTCATGCTCCAACTTATCTTAAATAAAGCTTAATCATTATacaaatactatatatatatcaccattttatcacaatatatataaatgttatgaaATTAGTTACACCTTTCAcggattttgtttttttgacgTTATTAAAACATCCAAGGCCTAAATTTATCAACTGTTACAACAACATAAATTATATGACATCACTGTTCATCATGTACGTTTTTTTTATTGCCAAAAGAATAGTTTTCTGgtgtacttttttttaaattaccgAAATtggtatatttgaaaaaatttaaatataagttttgttatctttaaaaatttgagaaaaagttcacacaactttaatttatacatttttaatccgaaatgttgtcaaaattacattattatagttcaatatattttaaattaaagttgtgttaatttaattcacTTTTGGTAGAACTTATACTAGGGtgatatgattttaatttttagaaaaatgctTTGAAGTAAAACTATGCCACGTTAACctgacttttattttaaaaatgatttaaactaAAGTCATCCTACCTTTAATGGGCTTATCTACTATActagttttttttaatctacTCATTTTGGTAAATTCTTTTAGAAAGAATTGCACCCAAAATGTGCTTTTATCCTTTTATTAGTTCTTTTCTTTATAGTATATGTTTAAGTTAAAAATCATCAAATCACCCaaatattagtttatatttgaaaaaaaaaatgccaaaaTGTCATTTACTTAGCTTTTTATGTCCGACCTGACTGATTATAAGAAAGTAAAAGTGTCatttgtttgataaaagttTACATTGAAATTACTCATTGTTTAAATTTGGatcaaaataagtttatataaaacAAGGTTTATTGTTATGATTATATTCATTCTAATTAGTATCATTTGATgaacatttattttaacaactctaaacaacatatttatataactaattatattcttagataattaataatgagcataaataaatatctaCGTATATAAGatgtatttgatttatataatacaaaattatatacatatacaacAATGATTTTCTAAACAAAACATGGACAGTCACATTATCATACATATCTTCTGCTTGATTTATCCTCTGCTCACGtataatatatgattataataaaaaaaataaaccacaaCCAACATAAAAAAACGAAGTAagctaatgaaattataatataccatatatattaactaatcacaaaataaaatttacttatctACAAATCTCATCCTCACAACCACTTAATATCACACAATAAGAATCAAATGTCTAACATAATACATGTCCTCATTGGTATTTAAATATAACCAAAGCCTCATTAAATTAGCTTACAAGTCTCTTAAGACTTAGACATCCGACTCAACTTTCAAAAGACAAGTGTATTGAGTAGACTCGTATTTTACACCTATCAATCTTTCCTGTTCcttcaaaataacaaataagaCTATTGTCCCTATCAAGTATGGCACACTATCTTACAGTCCATTAATGCAATAAACCAAGACCAATGTCCCATTCAAGTGTGACAAGATAAATTTCTTATACCCATGTGGTTTGATCCTTGTTGAAGCAGCAGATTGTAGGAAACTCCCTCGACTCTCACAATTAGGTATCTTCCTCTATGTGAGTTGGATATAAACACAATCAAGATAATCTTATCAAATTACTATTCAATACACCTTAAATGCATCTTAGCATAACACTCATTTTGGTCGCCACTAATAATGATTCTCTTTTAGTGTCTAACCACTTTATCTTCTTACTCAACAACCAATATACTAAGATTCACTCTATCACagtgaaagtaaaaaaaaaaaaattataaaattgtaaatttgaCATCATAACTTTTATGATAGTATTCAATTACCTAATATAGAAGAGtagattaataataataaaaaaagaactttgagaaaaattaaagaaagaaagaaaatgattttaaaaatatgttagtCTTTACTTACGAAagtcaattaattaatttgtttttcatttatattcGATTTTTACCAGTGAAAATAATCAAGCTCCAGtcttaaaaatcatttatattctTAGTTATTTCATAACTCTTACATTTATcgaacatatatttttaatattaaattacttaTCAACAAAACTGTAATTTTTCACggtaagaatatttttaattgaccACTTTATTAactatttgtaaataatttaactGTGAGTAACCAACGACTAATTATATAACACCAGGTAGGATCTTTcaagaaattattataaaaataaataatttttaattgtataatagTTTGTGACCTTTGAAAACTCATATAAAATTCTATAACGTTGCTATCACGTTTTTTTTTCCACAGTTAATACtctaattaacatttaaaagtatattaacaAAATCTGTCTTATgtatttgatgataattttctATTCAACGaatgacaaaatcaaatatttacaataaattatgaataattagaTGAAACGAGTTTAACAACAATCACACCCAGGTTTGAGTTCCAAATATGAAGATTAATTCCAAAGTTCATTAATACTTAACCGATGTacgttaaaattaatttattttctttaagtttaTAAGTTATTGAGATAATTTTCGTGtatgattataataatatatatacaagtGATCGTTAGATAAGTTTAAGAGACTCCTTTATCTAAGAAGCTTCAGAACAATGATTAGTGTGGCCATTTTTAAAACCATAAGTATAAAGTTTTGTCCTTTAGCAAATCAGTGAATAGATCTATTAATGTGCcaaagcttttattttatttgacctCAAAAGGTAAAAAGTAGGAATGCACTTTTgcacattctttttttttatgtggtcATCACATTAAtcatgaaagaaattaaaatacagtttttcttaattaaaattaaccttttattttaataatccaagtaatagaaatttacgtcaaatgtaaatatttaacgCTAATTAATCAATAATAGCAAGAGCATTCAGAAAATTGCATCTGGTTTTCTTAAGTTcgtaattgttttatttttttatttattaaatactatAGGCATGAAATTGCATTAAATAAAGacttaattataatatgatagaaaCTTTTTCAAACGAGTAAACGGAAGAATAAAACATGAAgtgattatttgatattaaaaggTAGTAGGAAGGAagattaaatttcataaatgtaaatatataaaataatattatgatgcctaatatatataaatatatgttagtAGTAAATGTGAGTGGTTGAGTAGTGTGGGGTTTGATATGCGAAACGTTAATTTTTGTGGTAAAACGTGGTACCCACTAAGTATTAGGGTCAACCCACCACTACCTGCAAGGCACGCCTAATCTAGCCGAGTGGCAGGTCTGGTATTTACTCTATATAACATTCCtcattttttctcaatttttataattgtcGACGTCCACAAATTCACTTAATTTTTCCATTCAATTTAACCAATTCAAtagatttcttttttcatataaaGCTAATAATTAAAGATACTATATGTtcaataaatgatttaattaactacgtattttgttaaaaatgtaattttaaatttaatttaattttatcaaactaatttatatatatatatatacacatacacTCGAGGAATGAGGTGAGTTTGGTAAAAGGTGGTGCAACTAGTAAATCAGGACTTTTCTTTCTAATTCAGCCGAAAACAGATCTTCTTCCTTCATTATTACTTAGTTGTCTTTCTGTTAGTTTCCTTTCTTATGTAAGCATCTTCTTTCCTTAATGTCTTCTGCTTCTTCCTCAAGGAGGCACTTGCATGTGTGGGATTTTAGAAAAACAGATGTTTTTTTGACTTCGAGTTCATCTTATGATagttaatgattatttttttttatgccaCGAAGAGATTCATTTGGCGTGCAAGCAAAGTCATAGccttgttttaattttcaatatagGTTTTATGTTAAGTTATGTATATTGAATGGAAACTTTTGCATATGAATAAGGATATGATAGATAAGtaattactttcattttttagtttaatattgttacgtatatttgatttttattggattttgtGAAATAGTTTAGTttcatccttttatttttatttaatgacatTAGTTTAGTTTGATCCTTTTATATGATTCAAATTCAACTAATATAGAAATCCATAATTGAAGTTGATCTAATGAGattctttaaattaattcacTTGGTGTTTCCATAATAGTTTacagaaatttaaattagttttaacttATTAGTTATTTTGGTTAATCAAATGTTCGATTTCTATTAcgttcaaataaatttattttttttaacgtagaatgttgttttataatatttaaataatttgaatatatgctttatttatttgttcaaaTTATTCAGATTGAGactttaatacaataaatttatcatacaCACACGAGTAAACTAGAATCCCACTTCTACTTTCATAATTGCAACTAACcttgaaaaataataagtaaaatacaACTTTTAAGTTTTGAACGTTGTAGgtgttcaataaattttttttggattttaaattccaacatcaaattaaaaaatataaaaataaaaattgtgataATCAAACATGAactaactaattaattaataattgattttttttttgtatattagaagttttattttagtgtcGTAATGTTggttgttttaaatttataaattttgatattgtatcatgattaaaaaagtattattattatttttattctaaaaaaaacataaacattttaatactTAAGAAACACTTAAATTaggaaattttatattttgattaaaaatatacaatcacACACTTTCGTGACTTTACTgtgtaagataaaaaaatatataatttaaagtgTACCAAACACATTCATTGTCTTAACAAATACCACTAAGAAATCACATCATACTCTCTCCTCAATTTGAAAACTTTCAAAAGATCATGTTGACTTACTATTCacaatatattaaagtttggtTAGATTACCAACTAGGTAACCACCTCTAATACaattatacattatatattatatccaataattaaaaaaatatcaattactaATAATTACAAAGTTTTATATTGTAATAAAACTATGTCGTAATCACAACATTTGAAGGATAATTTAAACGggtataattatgttttaacatAACTCTACAAGTTTAAGCaaaatgatttcatttaaatatcctttaataaaataaagatcgTCACGTGAATAATTCAAAGTACCTCTTTAGTAgcaaatgtaaattttatccgtgagtataataattaagttttttgaCATCCCTACTTTAGTGGTATGTAGTTGAAATGGTTTGTAAAAAAAAGTCGGAGAGGTGTAACAAGAAAAAGGGGAGGGAAAAAAAGCCCAATGTGTGTGTCGTAGAGCCCAAAAAGGCATGGGGGTGTGTGAAATGGAAGTGGCACTAGGACTGGACTTTTCTTAACCGTTGGATGGGTCTATTGGATGACAAAACCCACTCTATCTCAGTTTTTTGTTTGGATGCGTTGAACCCCATCCATTTCCCTTATCCTTATCTGAGTCTTCGCTACAAATTACTACCCAAAATTCGTTCAGTTTATTGACAAGAGAAAGTTTAAGTCTTTCTtggtaaatttgtattttgCTCAATGTTTGAATTGCTTCACGATGATTCTTGTTTCTCGGTTGGATACAAATATTTAGTTTGACTGCTTCTCCTCTCGAACACTGTTGCAGGAATCAAGCAAACTCAAAGATGGTGGTGAAGATTCGATTGGCAAGGCTCGGCTGCAGGAACCACCCATTCTATCGCGTGGTTGTTACTGACAGCAAAACACCAAGAGATGGCAAGCAACTTGAAG
This genomic interval from Vigna radiata var. radiata cultivar VC1973A chromosome 8, Vradiata_ver6, whole genome shotgun sequence contains the following:
- the LOC106769831 gene encoding putative leucine-rich repeat receptor-like serine/threonine-protein kinase At2g14440, producing MTLLFFFFFFTITITTSAPPPPPPHPPPPPYPYGLSYHINCGTSANSTDSFNTTWLSDRFFSAGSSALVSHPLNFPLPSEKTLRFFLPSSYGKKNCYTFPSLPSSSRYLLRTFTVYDNYDAKSRPPSFDVALSSTVLFSWRSPWPESTAANGAYSDLFASLSNTSSSLDLCFYGFATDAPLISSIELIQVHPAAYDATDNIILVNYGRISCGAPQHWGAAFSNDTDRFARSWQPDSAFRKIPQDSNDVRFLSTSNSISGADEEPNYFPMKVYQSAVTTEGTLEYELEVDAKMDYTVWLHFAEIDSSVKKVGERVFDVFINGDNVTRVDIYKQVGGFSALTLNYTLKNLSSNAFTLKLVPVVGAPLISGVENYALVPIDPSTLPLQASAMKALKESLRIPDRMGWNGDPCAPTTWDAWEGVTCRMTTDKTALVISEIDLGTQGLKGYISDQISLLSNLVSLNLSSNSLAGEIPAGLGQKSLIQVDLSNNQLTGSIPDGLASSNLKLVLLNGNLLEGRVPEQLYSVGVHGGAIDLSSNKGLCGVPSLPSCPMFWEHGRLSKRGKLAIGLSCLFVLCVVLLLAYIYIRRKRNDYDFALPHELISLAAKRNRYQRQKSLMLLELESQHAKGLPSPFTPL